CCAGAACCTTGTACTCTGCTCCGCCACAAATGGTTCATGTCATCTGTATGTTCTTCATCAAATGCTTCATTGACGTTGGGTAGTTTGTGGTCCAAAGAGACATGATGCTGGAAGAGGGATTGAAAGTCAATGAAGTTAACTGCAAAGTTGTTTGAGAGTTATGTTTGAGAACATAACAtgtttatgttattattttatcaacatgttAACATGTAATGTTATCAACATTATCAACAAATGCCAATACATTTTATCAACATGTAATGACATAAAGAACAACCCATTACATTTTGCTATTGAGCTTACTGTGTGTGTCCATTTGGCAAACATAAACTAAAGCATgagtctaaaatatttaaaacacccACATAAAATGACTATATCTGGTAGCTTCATTAtgataaaatgttactttatttttctctctctctggccTCTGAAAGGTTGCATACATAACAAAGCATAcacttatatttatttaatgacaGTACTGACAGTGGTTGTCATACACTGTATTAATGTGCCTTCCTCTTTACTCTGTCTAAGTAAAGAGGAAGCATATCTAAACATATACCAAAGACTGCCTGGGAGTCCATGTACGGTAAATCTCTTTGCTGCTTGCAGatagaacaacaacaaaaaaagaactaagAAATTTTTCCATAATTGTTAAAGTATGATTTTGCACAGTGAATATGTACACTCACCAATCACATTATTAGGCACATCTTTTCAGTTGGTTGTTAAGATAAACAGTGAATCAGCCAATCATAAACAAGCCAATCATTCCAATTAGGCTTTTAGATTTTGCAGAAAAGACTCACTGAACTTCAATGGAAGCAATTTGGACCTATTGAACCTCATAGtagaaaattgtttaaataccGGAGCCCACCCAAGTATTGTTGTGATCCATGTTCATCCCACATGACAATACTGAATTCATCTTTTGATGACTACTTCTTGCAGAAAAAGTAGCCACCATGTCACCAAGCTCAAATCCTCCCCTCGCGGTTTCTTGGTTTCTGCACCACAATGAGCGCTACAGCCGCCAGACCTTAATCCATTAGAGCACCTTTGAGATGTGGTGGAACAACAGATTTACATCATAGACACCTTCCTAGAGCTAGGCTGGCCCCCCATTTTTCTTCAGAGTTGACTTTTTTAAGCATATGTTTAACAAGGTGTATCTAATGAAGTagtcagttaattttttttttaataagatcAGCAAAATTGTTCAGATTAATTTGGTGGTACCACAAAATTATAAGTCTTACATGAGGCTCACTGCCCTCTCTCAGGTTGTAGGTAAGGTTGTGGTGGATGTCAGAGCTGAAACGACTGCCGTACTCTGGATACAGCCTGAGGACCTCTCTTAAAGCCTTGACACTGATGTACTGCAAGTCACAGTAGGTGAGCGCCTTCACGTCTGCATTTGTCTTGATCACCTGATCATGCTCTGGCAGGTCAGTCCCTATCAGGTCACCTTTGCCTGTAGTGATAGTCAGAGAGAGGAGTTGCAAAAAGATGCTACTAGATGATGATGTTAATCAACAGCTGGAAGTGTTTCACACTTTGTTCACACTCACCCAGAATAGCTTGGACCATACTGTCTTTCAAGACTTCAAGAGAACCGGAACAGACAAAATAATTGGCATGCAGGGCATCTCCATGGCGGATGAGGTACTCCCCTGGTGCACAGAAGGAAGTCTTGATGTGCAGGGAGAGAGAGCGCAGACACCCTCTGCTGGCCCTCTCAAACACAGGCAGCTGCAGGATGTCTTTGTTCAGATGCATGGCGATATCTGCTCGCAGTTCATCTGGGTAGTCATGAAGCAGCTGAGagcaaatgagagaaaaaacagacatttgttaCAAGTAAATCAGCGTTCTGCAGTTCAACCTCAGAAATTAAGTTACTTACTCTAAGATTTACTGTAAGCATATTGCTTTGATATACACAATTTTAGTCAAGGACCAACATGAGCAAATAAGAAGGAGGTCAACAAAGATAaccttaaaaatgtgcaaatttgtAATGGCTTCCCAAtatcaaaacatttacaaatgcatgttttggttgcttttagaatattatgtaaaatattatattgttttacataatgtaatggaaaaatatatacattttaataatacagGGACTTTAAACCATAGGAGCAATATGACAATGAAATTTAAAGGCTTTAATGGCATTGAATTGACACTCCTCTGTTGTATTTTGCTATTTTATGAGCTACTactaaaatagtattttattaaaaggcTCTTTTttgaaatcttcaaaaaaagaactttgaaaaatgtatgtCTTTCTTTCATGATGTATCAAGCTGCTAAGAAAATACATCCTGTTAAAACCAGTGGCTGCATCTATTGCTTTCAACTCTGAATTAATTATCCAGAGAGGTGATGGTGGGTGTGTTAATGAGTATTCTCCCCATTTCAGCTCTGGCAACTTCTTCAAAATGGATTCTAACATTGTCATTGAAATTCTGACATCTACTCAAGGAAATGGAATAGGACTTCAGAGAATATAAAATGTCCCACATTTAAAAGGATTGTAAGTCTGAAAGGAGAAACACCcacagaaaatgtattgttttgatTGATATACCTCAAAATGCTGAAACTTAATTTGTGTTTCAATTActgaacaaaaatgaacaagttctttcataaaaaatacatacaagaTCTAATTATGAgcacaatattaatattactaatAAGTCTTGTACCCTAGAagaattaataaaaagacagattttattttcctttgttccTCACTTACCTCATTTGCATTTATGCCATTGTTGACTGACCATGTGGCTTGAAAATACTCCAGCATTCTCTGCTTCAGCTGCTGAGGGAGTCGATGCACACGGATGAAGTCTTTGAGGTCCTTCATTCGGGTGTGGTAGAGCGAGCGCCGTGAGTACATGCGCTGGATAATGGCCGTTACATTACCAAAGACCACTGCGTGCATCAGAGCTGACAGTGGATGAAACAGTAAAAGTGAGCTTAGAAAATTTAACCCATATGGAAAATTTCTGTTCATGGTTTTAAACTCACCACCAATCAGCATAATACAAATGGAGAAGATTTTCTCTGCATCTGTGTTGGCACACACATTGCCAAAACCAACACTAGTGAGGCTACTGAGAGTGAAGTAGAGGGAGGCAATGTAGGCACTGGGAATGGAGGGTCCACCTATGGTTCTGTTGATGTATGGTGTCTCCAGACGCTTACCCAAATCCTGAAGCCACCCTGATGGTATGGGTACATATTATTAATCACTCAAGacgaagaaaataaaatataacactaACATTGTTCATattctattgatttattgtgctTTAGCAGATAGATATTTCTGCTTTGTTAATTGGTCAAATTGGCCATAGAATTTGGACACTCTGTGACCTAGACTTCCTCTGGGCTAAGGAGGAAAGTTAGAGGCATTAAGTCATGACTCAAGATgttcaaacaacaaacaagaagtAGCTTCTTATTAAAGGAGACTGTCGTGACTAGCTGAACTCACCTATATCCCAGGTAACAGGATCACTACCTTCAATCTCCTTGCGTCCAATGATGTACCAGATACAGGCCATCCAGTGAGCCAGCAAGGCAAACACAGACATGAGCAGTGTAAGGACCACTGCGCTGTACTGGGAGTAACGATCCAGTTTTTGCAAGAGCCGAAGCAAGCGCAGCAGACGGACCGTCTTTAGAAGGTGCACCAGTGAGGTCTGGAtatgggaaaacaaaacacacattaaaagGTTCTACATGTTTCTGCTTTCTTATGTTTTAAGCTAAACagatgattttgtttattagaAACTGGAAAAAGTTAATGAGAACTTAAAATagtggaaaaaagaagaataccAAGACAAATGGGCAAAATTTGAGGTATGGAAGTAGACAAACTTGTTGGCACAGGTTGAGCTTAACAATGCCAGAAAAATTCGTCTCATGTCTGACTATCACTGACACAAACACTCAGAATTTGTTAATCTGTGCTGTGACTTTAACTTGGTCATAGCACAGTTAAAGTGCTATGACCAAGCACTTTAACTGtgtcaaagacaaaaacacaatatgattgtgtttttgtgcaaagaaCAGTGATTGACCCATCtcacttttcaaatattttcagtgtgagattatgaTGCCGATATAAAATATTgctatattttaaaactttaccagGTATGCCAAAAAAGAAACTAGccagaaaatattaaacaaagaaacatgacaTTCTTTGCATTATCATGACCGTCTTACCACTGAGACGTTGAAAGCATAGAGAAGGTCAAATGGCAGGGCCGCAATCAGATCCACAAAGAACCAGGTAGTGAAGTAATGTAGGCAGATGGCTCGGGTGTTATACACTACCTGACCCGACTGGCTGACGTATGTGGTGCGGAAATTCAGAATAATATCTGCAAAAGTTACAGAAACGTAACATGAAATAGAGAGAAAATCCACAAAGAATGAAGACTTGCTCCAGAGACTTGCATGGGAGGGAAATGCACGAGGTAGCGAGTGAGCTAATTTTGTACGACTGcctttttaaagacaaacctATGGAGAGGTTGTGTGACAGACGTGTTATGGCACTTCCATTGGAGAAGAACTGGGACGAAGTGAGAGAAATCTAATTATGATTTATAACCTAGGGCAACATTGACACTGAGTGGGTGAGAAATGGTGGGAGGTAGTCACGTGCCAGCCATCACCAAGGAAACAGCTGTGGTTTAAACTTACTGCTCTTGTCCTTTCATAATCTTGCTTGGGTTTCAATATGATGGTCAACAGGTTTGTAAAGcataaacattttctccactaAATCCAACATTCAAAGTTTATACACAAAAACCACCACGTACCAGCTATGAAGAGCATCTCCACCGCTATGTCACTCCATGTGGTGCTACGAGCGACAAGTGAGAGACGATCGCCGCCTTCACTGTGACTGACAAAGCAGACGTTGAAAGGTACAGTGACAGCGACGTAGAAAGTCGCCAGCAGAATCAGCCAGTCCCACATGGCCTTGAAAATGCTGTAATGCAGGAGAATAAAACGGGACTTCTTCACAGAGGCCACCTTGTACTCAGGTACGGAGGGCTTCTGGAACATGCTCTGAAAATGCCACATGACACGAAATCTTGAAGTCCACACTTCTAATGCCCTCAGTTACattcagataaataaaagtCATTCTATAAAGAGGTTTAATCTGTACTGGGCTCTTGAGGAACAATGAAGAAAGTATTCAGAGcaacattaaaatcacattaatgtacatttattttcttagtctCTGGTTGTTTTTCACCATGTGGGAGTTGAGACAGAGTTTTGAACTCACATTGGTCAGTTTCCTCTTGCGTCTCTTTGTAAACAGGTTACTCAGATGGTGCAGAAAACTTCTCCCCCTGCCTTGAGCTCGAATAAAATACAATCGACTGCTTTTTCGGTTTTCTCGAGGGGCCTCTGAAAAATCCAGGTCAACTACAAAATTAGTTGTATTagtcattttcaaataattttaggTAAAATCAAGCCAATGAAAAACCATGTTACAATCTAAACATTTTAGAGATCATTTAGAATCACTCAGAACAGAGCTTTTAGAAGCATGCAGTAAGGGCTCACCATCTTCATGAATGTAGTGATGGCTTTTCCTGTAAGATTCGCTGACATCTTTAAAggacagcagaaacagaaccacCTCGCCCTTCTCGTTTTTAATTGGAACAATATCCAGGAGACACCAGAACTGATTTCCTTTGAGTGCCAAAAAGTTACGGAAATATATTAGACAAAGACGAAAATGTTCACTTGATGGCTAAATATAAGTAGATGAACATTGACTTTAGCAGaagaaacagtatttttttcttaccattTTTCCTGTAAAAGCAGATCTCTCCCTGATACTCCTGCTGACTCTCCAGAGCTTTAAACACCTGCTCCATTACACCGTCACTGGTCTCAGCCCCATGAAGGAAGGTGCAGGTGCAGGTTTTCTGCATGACCTCCGTCCGAACAAAACCAGTCAGCTCACAAAAACCATCCGAACAATAGACGATCCGGTAATTATATCGACCCCTAGCATTTCCCAGAAGAAAGTTGCTGTCTGTGAATAAGTCAAAAAGACAAATAGTAGAGATTAGAGGTTGAAAAACAACAGTAGAgcttaacagaaaaataaattattccacCACTCCgttttttaaagcagcagcataGATGCTGCCaggcaatttattttttgaaaaacatcacTTGTAAGACTAGAGATCTGCAAGCTGTTCCTAATATTATGTTACAGCACGCAATAGCGCAGCTTGCCATTACAGGAAGACAGAAAAGTAGTGGTATAAAGATCTCATGCAGAAAAACTATAGGATGGCTTCTTGTaactcttttaatttttttcttcattcgtCCATAACTATCTTTATTGTGCAATCGTAAATGTAGCATGATGTGGGATTTTATTGTACTTCTTCTGACTGATACCTTTGTACAATAAGATTCTGTAAGCTACTGCTCTGGAGCCACTAATGCAAAGTCTGAACTCAAGAAGAcacatttttcctctttaattaaatatattattcaaaataatatCAGAATACTAATACTAATATCAGTATTAATTTCCACTACCTTTTAATTGTTATGCCAAAGATTGCTTTTCTCTACAGCCTATCAATGTGCTAAAGAAGCTTGTACTGAAATGTTTGTAAGAGAaatttatattgatttattacACCAGCTGGTGAGTAATATTAGAAAAGCATTATGAAAGAAATTATTAGTAGTAATCTGTTCTTAATCCAATAAAGCACACTAATAGGTACATGTCTCCTTTCTATTTCTGTACAAATAATGAGTAAGTCGTCCCTTTTCAGGTGATGCTTTGAATATAagcaaacagcattttaaaacgttttttgtttgatgaagaaaacttttaaacaataaCGTAGCTCCAAGGACAACATGGAACACCTGCTGGGTTGACTGTCAGAGAGGAGATTTGTATTCTCctgctgaaaacaaagcaaacagttCATTCATCATTCAGTGGCACAATTGTTTATATTTATCTTAGAAACAATACATCAAGGAAGATAAAATCTTTCACATATTTCTAATTGGATGTTGCAACCAGTGAGCCTGATTCAATTTGTGTCCCAGAACTAAATTCTTGTAAAACTGTGCCATTGCCatatgttttccttcttttctctctcaggAATCCCCATGGCAACACAAAACCAGAAAGATCTTTTATTAGCTTTATGACTTCATCTCGACATACTTTAGTGAAAACATCTACACATCTAGCAGCACGCAGCCTTGGTATGATTTTATTGTGTAgaagtaactttaaaaaaatgcttatttgtAATTATCTTCAAATTAAGTCTGCATCCTTTTAAAAACCTTCACCTTCTTCTTTTGCCTGCAGTCAGAAATTCAAAGattcttctatttttattggtcatgattaaaagtaaaatatataagtATCATACATCTCTCTGATAAAACCTGCCCTTTTCCCCTCCACTGATcagattaattaataatgttgacagcaaaaaatgcaaaaccaaaATCTGAGTTGCGTTGAGTTGTGTTCAACAAAGTGCTTTTCCAATTCTTAAAAATGATGATCTAGGAAGGCACCTTACATGTTAACCACTGGCAGCAGCCCCTGCAGTCCAGCAAGGATTAAGGtgtaaaaattatgaaatacaGAATCAGGTCAGGAAAGAGTGTCCATGAAGAGTCAGATATCAACAATGGAAGCTGAAAAGGTTAATCTAAACATCAGTTCTGACTCTATTGAAAGgctgttttgcacattttgaggTGGTGGGTGATCAGATTAATCATTTAGGTGAGTTTCCAGCTTTCAAAAAGGTTCACTGAACAAGACCTCAGTTGATATCTGATAAGCTCCCCACCActacataattcattttaatcaatCTCCCTGGCTTCATAACAGGATCATGTGGATAGTGTCTCTATTAGTGTTTGCTATGCGTTTTCAATGGCCGCTGCTCACATTTCAGTCAAGACAAGTTCAAGACAATTCATAGACTTAGCAGTGTTGCTGAAGCTCTATCTAATCTAATGATCTGACAGCTGATGCTGAAAACTGACTGTCCCCTTGAAGGGTCACTGCCACAAATTTCTGTTGGTTGGACAAATGCAAGATTATTATGTTACTTGATGCTGCCACTTACCATGAATCTTTTATAAAGGAgacttttaatatttgtatcctggttaaataaaggttcaTATTGACATTAAGATTGAGTTACCTaacccaaaaataaattaatacacaTCTTTTTAGCACTGCATAGAGTActgtatgttctttttttatgttggcCTTTTATGTTTCTTAAGCATTCCTGAATCCTAtcaaaacatgaggaaaatcATCAGTGTGaaaggatatttatttttatccggGTGGAAACAACCACAACATTTTTCACTGATTAAGTTAATGATGATTAAGTTCaaatttgtctattttttatattaattacaGATTTGTCCAaacaaaatccttaaaaaataatttcacattcaTGTtatgggttttaaaaaaatctcaccaTTGAcaatacacattttttatgttaatgtgCTTCACAATCTTTAGCTAACAAGAAAAGTATTACAGAACAGAAACACTCAGTTCTGCTCTATGCGGAATTGAGTATTTTGTCCCACAAACCTGATTTGGGCTAACAAATGAGCCACTGGgctaaaatagtaaaacatcttttttaaaactacttacGAGTTCCATCGAAGTGGTTTGCAATGCTGTCCAAAAAGGTATTCTGTGGAGCAAGGAGGCCCTTCATCACAGGC
The DNA window shown above is from Xiphophorus couchianus chromosome 16, X_couchianus-1.0, whole genome shotgun sequence and carries:
- the kcnh4a gene encoding potassium voltage-gated channel subfamily H member 4a isoform X1, with the translated sequence MPVMKGLLAPQNTFLDSIANHFDGTHSNFLLGNARGRYNYRIVYCSDGFCELTGFVRTEVMQKTCTCTFLHGAETSDGVMEQVFKALESQQEYQGEICFYRKNGNQFWCLLDIVPIKNEKGEVVLFLLSFKDVSESYRKSHHYIHEDVDLDFSEAPRENRKSSRLYFIRAQGRGRSFLHHLSNLFTKRRKRKLTNSMFQKPSVPEYKVASVKKSRFILLHYSIFKAMWDWLILLATFYVAVTVPFNVCFVSHSEGGDRLSLVARSTTWSDIAVEMLFIADIILNFRTTYVSQSGQVVYNTRAICLHYFTTWFFVDLIAALPFDLLYAFNVSVTSLVHLLKTVRLLRLLRLLQKLDRYSQYSAVVLTLLMSVFALLAHWMACIWYIIGRKEIEGSDPVTWDIGWLQDLGKRLETPYINRTIGGPSIPSAYIASLYFTLSSLTSVGFGNVCANTDAEKIFSICIMLIGALMHAVVFGNVTAIIQRMYSRRSLYHTRMKDLKDFIRVHRLPQQLKQRMLEYFQATWSVNNGINANELLHDYPDELRADIAMHLNKDILQLPVFERASRGCLRSLSLHIKTSFCAPGEYLIRHGDALHANYFVCSGSLEVLKDSMVQAILGKGDLIGTDLPEHDQVIKTNADVKALTYCDLQYISVKALREVLRLYPEYGSRFSSDIHHNLTYNLREGSEPHHHVSLDHKLPNVNEAFDEEHTDDMNHLWRSRVQGSGGTLQFSRLNTLGQELQHIQTLHLCRSPVFQRQGCSISPQSFANEDLTLSPNVSLKNESGLSHRPSKLLFPSFPCVSPLNLSPRVVDGIEDNSHTFQFNIEQDKTRISMSDKLQMNANLLIETEEVKQNMTKLSKEVNNLNEEVSNLTKELHDMMHFLQSNMPMLHHVSPPGVTSCKNWQPRIPLDSSGNEQDCSGIPSHNRTPTLLHASSSVSTSLHLCCSERDGKTADRLQSEHSPFQTPRVTPSSPYSHRVLSLLGVDSGSSIFPVICQSQRGVYNTSSPIKNNTNPVNCGHSHPTLNFLTKSQSLTNPQTPVHSPSNPTGQSQYHTAFSSLTPSGPCTSLCTDHNMSQQSSTRQNDPAGPGLVLHSQDHVCSLLGQLSTRECGGSLYHDRTDNYGASQNVLEDS
- the kcnh4a gene encoding potassium voltage-gated channel subfamily H member 4a isoform X2 — its product is MPVMKGLLAPQNTFLDSIANHFDGTHSNFLLGNARGRYNYRIVYCSDGFCELTGFVRTEVMQKTCTCTFLHGAETSDGVMEQVFKALESQQEYQGEICFYRKNGNQFWCLLDIVPIKNEKGEVVLFLLSFKDVSESYRKSHHYIHEDEAPRENRKSSRLYFIRAQGRGRSFLHHLSNLFTKRRKRKLTNSMFQKPSVPEYKVASVKKSRFILLHYSIFKAMWDWLILLATFYVAVTVPFNVCFVSHSEGGDRLSLVARSTTWSDIAVEMLFIADIILNFRTTYVSQSGQVVYNTRAICLHYFTTWFFVDLIAALPFDLLYAFNVSVTSLVHLLKTVRLLRLLRLLQKLDRYSQYSAVVLTLLMSVFALLAHWMACIWYIIGRKEIEGSDPVTWDIGWLQDLGKRLETPYINRTIGGPSIPSAYIASLYFTLSSLTSVGFGNVCANTDAEKIFSICIMLIGALMHAVVFGNVTAIIQRMYSRRSLYHTRMKDLKDFIRVHRLPQQLKQRMLEYFQATWSVNNGINANELLHDYPDELRADIAMHLNKDILQLPVFERASRGCLRSLSLHIKTSFCAPGEYLIRHGDALHANYFVCSGSLEVLKDSMVQAILGKGDLIGTDLPEHDQVIKTNADVKALTYCDLQYISVKALREVLRLYPEYGSRFSSDIHHNLTYNLREGSEPHHHVSLDHKLPNVNEAFDEEHTDDMNHLWRSRVQGSGGTLQFSRLNTLGQELQHIQTLHLCRSPVFQRQGCSISPQSFANEDLTLSPNVSLKNESGLSHRPSKLLFPSFPCVSPLNLSPRVVDGIEDNSHTFQFNIEQDKTRISMSDKLQMNANLLIETEEVKQNMTKLSKEVNNLNEEVSNLTKELHDMMHFLQSNMPMLHHVSPPGVTSCKNWQPRIPLDSSGNEQDCSGIPSHNRTPTLLHASSSVSTSLHLCCSERDGKTADRLQSEHSPFQTPRVTPSSPYSHRVLSLLGVDSGSSIFPVICQSQRGVYNTSSPIKNNTNPVNCGHSHPTLNFLTKSQSLTNPQTPVHSPSNPTGQSQYHTAFSSLTPSGPCTSLCTDHNMSQQSSTRQNDPAGPGLVLHSQDHVCSLLGQLSTRECGGSLYHDRTDNYGASQNVLEDS